The Deinococcus malanensis DNA segment CCACGGTCGGGGTGCGCATTACCGATGTCGGAGTGGGCTGGGCCACCGGTGAGTGTCCGGATACGGCGCCTTTTCGCAACCACCTGGGCACCATCCATGCCGGCGCGCAGTTCCTGCTGGCCGAGGCGGTCAGTGGCGCAGCCTTTGCCGGCGCCTTCGTGGCGCAGCTGACCCAGGCCGTGCCGCTGATCGAGCGGCTGGAGACGCATTACGTGAGCCGCGCCGTGGGCGACGTTCAGGCGCGCGCCGAGATTGAACTGGCGGACCTGCCTGCCGCTCACGCCAGTTATGCCCAGGAAGGCAGGGCCCGGTTGGCGCTACAGGTCAGCGTCACGGACGGCGAGAACAAGGAAGTGATGCGTGCGGTGGCGCACTGGTACCTGCGGGCCCGGCCGGCCCAGGGCTGAGGGGGGCGACTTCACGCGTCAGGCGTCTCCGGGGCGTACGCTGAGGTACATGAGTGCGCTGATGCTCGACCACGTGGCGATCGCCACGCCCGATCTGGATGTGGGTTCTGCTCCCTACCTCGCCCTGGGGCTGCACCGGGAAGGCCCTGACGAGGAGGTCAGCACCCAGGGGGTGCGCGTGCGCGCCTTTCAGGTCGGCGACACGCTGATTGAACTGCTGATGCCCACCCGGCCCGACAGCCCCATCGCCGCCTTTCTGGAGAAAAAGGGCGCTGGAATGCACCACACGGCCTACCGCGTCGCGGACCTGGAAGCTGAGATGACCCGCCTGCAGGCGGAGGGCGCCCGTTTTCTGAACCCGGAACCCACCCCCGGCCGCGCCGGGACACGGGTGGCTTTCCTGCATCCCAAGTGGGGTCAGGGCACCCTGATTGAACTGGTACAGCATCCCGAAGGTGGACCGCTTCATGGGCTGGTGGCCCGGCAGGACGGCGCTCAGGGCAATGAACAGGAAGTGAGCCGGCATTGACGGCCGGTCCCCGGCACCGGAAGCCCCGCCCCGGATGGTGGCTGCCTTCACTGCTGATCATGGCCGCGATCTGGTGGCTGAGCAGTCAGCCGGAGACTCTTGGACCAGACCTGCGCCATCCGCTTGACTGGATCGCGCACTTTCTGGCCTATCTGGCCCTGGCGTTCTCGCTGGGCCGGGCCACCGCCAGCCGCACTGCCGCCTTTCTGATGGCGGTGTGGTTTGGTGCCTTCGATGAGGTGCATCAGGCTTTTGTGCCTGGACGCGACGCCGGCGTCACCGACTGGCTGTTTGATCTCCTGGGCGCCTGGCTGGGCGTGCGGCTGGCCGTCCGGCGCAAGGCAGGCCAGAGAAATCCTGAAGACCGTGGGCCTGTTGCCGATCTGTCATAGAGTACCCGTTAGGCTGAAGGGCCATGACCCGCCTCGTCTCCCCCCCAGCCCCCGGCACGTCGCGCGCCGCCCTGCAGGCGTCCCTGGACCAGCTTGACCGGGTCATTCTGGGCAAGGCAGGCCAGGTGCGGCTGGCCATGACCTGCCTGCTGGCGCGCGGGCACCTGCTGATCGAGGACCAGCCTGGCGTGGGGAAGACCACCCTGGCCCAGGCCCTGGCCCGTACCTGTGGACTGCATTTCCGCCGTGTCCAGTTCACGGCAGACCTCTTGCCCGCCGATCTGCTGGGCGTGAGTATCTGGGACGCGGGCGCGGCCACCTTCCGCTTCCAGCCGGGCCCCGTGTTCAGCGAGGTGCTGCTGGCCGATGAGATCAACCGCGCCACCCCGCGCACCCAGGGGGCCCTGCTGGAAGCCATGGAGGAGCGGCAGGTCAGTGAAGGCGGCGTGACCCGCCCCCTGCCCGATCCCTTTTTCGTTATTGCTACGCAGAACCCGGCTGCTTTTGTGGGGACCTCGCCTCTGCCGGAAGCGCAACTGGACCGCTTTCTGCTGACGGTCACGCTGGGCTATCCGGACCCGAGGGCCGAGCGTGACCTGCTGGAGACCGGCGGGCGCAGCCAGACCGTCCGGGACCTGCCGCCCGTGCTGAATGCCCCGCTGCTGACCGCCATGCAGCGGGAAGTGGACGCGGTGCACGCTGCCGCGCCACTGCTGGACTACCTCCAGTTGCTGGCCCGCGCCACCCGCGAGCATCCGGCCTTCGAGGCCGGCCTGAGTCCGCGGGCCCTGCTGGCGCTCCTGGCCGCCGCGAGGGCCTGGGCGTACCTCGCGGGCCGCGACATGGTTCTGCCAGAAGACGTTCAGGCCGTGTTTCCGTCACTGGCGGCCCACCGCCTGCCCCCACGTGATCCTTCGCAGTCGGTTGGGGACCTGCTGACCCGCGTGCTGGCCGACACGCCTATTCCCTGAGCATGTCGCCCCGACTGTCGCTGCGTCCGACCCGCTTCGGGCTGGGGTTTCTGCTGCTGGTCGTGCTGACCCTGATCGGCTGCGTGAACTATGGCCTCAGCCTGGGGTACGGCCTGACCTTTCTGCTCAGCGGCGTGTGGATCATGACGGCCGCGCCTTTGAACCGGGTGGCGCGCGGGCTGGTGCTTCACCTGGACGCGCCGTCTCATGTTTCGGCCGGGCACTCCGCGCCCTTTCAGGTCAGGGCCCAGACTTCAGGCCCCGCCGGCCTGCTGAGCGTCCAGCTGCGGAGTGAAGCCGGGGACATGACCTGTGTGACCCTGCGTGTGCCCCCCGGCGAAACTGCGCGCACGTTACTGGAAATGCCGGTGCGTGCCCGTGGTCTGCTGACCCTGGCCTCGGTGCAGGTTGCTGTGCTCGATCCCCTGGGGCTGTGGGAACTGCGTGGCCCCATGGAGGTTTCAGGTCCGGTCACGGTCTTTCCGGCCCCGGAATCGGGCGCGCCGCCCCCACTGCGTCACGGTGCCGGTGCGGGAGAAGGACAGCGGCGGCAGCCCGGTCGGGAAGATTTTTCCGGACTGCGCCCCTACGCGGCGGGAGACTCGCCCCGGCAGATCTCCTGGCGTCACGCGGCGCGCACCGGGCAACTGCTGACCCGGGAAACAGACGCTCCACTGGGAGTAGTTCGCCATCTCGCCTGGACCGATACCGCCGGAGAGACCGAGGCCCGGCTCTCACGTCTGGCCGCCTGGATAGAGACGCTCCGGACCGAGGGCACCCCGTTCTCGCTGGAACTGCCCGGGGTGCACCTGCCGTCAGGCAGTGGGGAGGCCCACGTCCGGGCTGCCCAGACCGCCCTGGCCCGCCACACGCCCCTGCCGCAACCGCCTGAGGTGGCCCGTTCGTCCCTCAAGCCCGCGCGGCCCGATGGGGTGGCCCTGCGCGCCACGCTGCTGGCCCTGGGGGTGGCTCTGTTGCCGCTGGTCCTGCGTGTACCGGTATGGGCCAGTGTGCTGACCTTCGCGCTGCTGACGTATGCAGCTGTCCG contains these protein-coding regions:
- a CDS encoding DUF4442 domain-containing protein; amino-acid sequence: MTARTLPAPAVDAVKAALHAIPMNATVGVRITDVGVGWATGECPDTAPFRNHLGTIHAGAQFLLAEAVSGAAFAGAFVAQLTQAVPLIERLETHYVSRAVGDVQARAEIELADLPAAHASYAQEGRARLALQVSVTDGENKEVMRAVAHWYLRARPAQG
- the mce gene encoding methylmalonyl-CoA epimerase; the protein is MSALMLDHVAIATPDLDVGSAPYLALGLHREGPDEEVSTQGVRVRAFQVGDTLIELLMPTRPDSPIAAFLEKKGAGMHHTAYRVADLEAEMTRLQAEGARFLNPEPTPGRAGTRVAFLHPKWGQGTLIELVQHPEGGPLHGLVARQDGAQGNEQEVSRH
- a CDS encoding VanZ family protein — its product is MAAIWWLSSQPETLGPDLRHPLDWIAHFLAYLALAFSLGRATASRTAAFLMAVWFGAFDEVHQAFVPGRDAGVTDWLFDLLGAWLGVRLAVRRKAGQRNPEDRGPVADLS
- a CDS encoding AAA family ATPase; amino-acid sequence: MTRLVSPPAPGTSRAALQASLDQLDRVILGKAGQVRLAMTCLLARGHLLIEDQPGVGKTTLAQALARTCGLHFRRVQFTADLLPADLLGVSIWDAGAATFRFQPGPVFSEVLLADEINRATPRTQGALLEAMEERQVSEGGVTRPLPDPFFVIATQNPAAFVGTSPLPEAQLDRFLLTVTLGYPDPRAERDLLETGGRSQTVRDLPPVLNAPLLTAMQREVDAVHAAAPLLDYLQLLARATREHPAFEAGLSPRALLALLAAARAWAYLAGRDMVLPEDVQAVFPSLAAHRLPPRDPSQSVGDLLTRVLADTPIP